aaagagTGAGTATTAAATTCAGGGGTGTCTCAGAACAATGGGGACTAATGGTTATTAAAGAATTCTAACACTTCAGGCAAGAACAGAACTGTCTTTATCTATGTGATTACAATCCTTTAATCCACTGAACACCAGCCTTCTGGCCAGTTTGCAAATCACTGAATCAAGATTTCGTCTGTTTGAGAGATTCACCATTGGAAAGAAAAGGCACATGGATACattaaaagaaagcataaaaatgCATTTAAGGAAATTTTAAGCATATCCTTATATACTATATAACATTGGAAGGAAATCCTATTCATTTATGTCTGTATTATTTACACACTGCCTCATTAGGCAAAAAATTTGAGGCCGTAATGGCCATTTTATTCATTAAATGCCCTTCTTATCCGTCATCTCCCAAGTATAGAATAACAGACTAAAAGAATAATATCAGAATTTGGGAATTTgcgatttacaaatgttagccactatatatataaaaatagattttttaaaaactttctcctgtcTAGCACCGAGAAATGTGTTCAATatctgtaataacctttaatttaaaaatatgaaaacaaatatacgtatatgcatgactgggacattgtgctgtacaccagaaattgacacattgtaactgatggtatttcaattaaaaaaataataataatatcagaaAAGCATCTCAGGATAACTTACTCtttaagctaaattttaaaaacaaagagctAGATGTCAGCACTAAAAACTGTATCTAGAAGAAAGCtaaaaaataagaagacagaATACCTCAGTCATCACAAGCTTCCTCAATTGAGACCCAAAATGATCCAAACATCCCATAAAGCTTCCAAACTCAAACTGCTACAACTCAGATAACAAGGAAAGAAGAACTGCATAAGCCCCAGGCACCATTCAGAGGCTAAAATACTGTGACATTTTGtcttttgtctgtctttctacTTAAAGCTCTTTCTGTCTAACAGCTGAAATTTCTGAGTTTCATCAAATTTCTTTCACTGAGCTGTTGTGCCTTTTTTTAAGCCTTTGAAGCCAAATGCCAGCCTTTATGAAAGTGGAAAGATTAcgtttcatcattttaaaagggaggaaaagaaaggggTACTTCCTCCCACCTCCAATATTTGCATGTCATTTAACCATTAGTGTTGAAACTTCTTTGGTTTCATAGCTTTGGGGAGGGGTGAGGCAAGATGACTGACACACTGAATAGGTGGTGCATTTTTTACCTACGTTAGAAGGAAGGGCATAATGAGAATGACTCCCAGctgaaggatttaaaatttataaaacaccTTGTACCCCTTGGAGCGATGGCACCCTCAGTATAAGAGCAGTCACACACCACTACTGCCAAAACAATGCAGGCAGACCACAAAAGCTAACATAAAGAGCTACACAGTAAAGGGAATTATCACCTATTTAGCAATGTGTCCCAAAGGCAGTCTaaggaaaaatcaaaagaaggcagagcattggataacaaatgaCTGAATTTAAAGATTAAAGCATGCACATAGTTTAACAGAGTTGGCCAAGGTAAGCAAGAAAGTTTTagatacatacaatggaaaatatatatgtgtgtgtattatatgtataactgaatcgctttgctgtataactcaaactaatattgtaaatcaactatacttcaataaaaaaacaaaattaaaaaaaaatgttttagagaAGCAAAAGTCAGCTACTTGAGCCTAAAGCTCAGGAGACCAAACAATTTCTTTGGAAGCATCTGTCCTGtttggaggaaaaacaaaaaaaaaagccttttaaaaattgtggtaaaatgcacatcacgtaaaatttaccatcttaaaattatttttcagtgtacaATTTAGTAGTATCAGGTACATTGTGctgcaaccaatctccagaactcttttcatcttgcaaaactaaaacccTGTAGCCATTAAACAACTCAttgcccaccccagcccctggcaaccactattctattttctgtctctgaatttgactacaCCAGGTACCTcgtataaatagaatcatatagtatttgtcttaaaaaaaaaaaaaaaaaaaaacactttcaaacCAGAGAAACTACAAGCAGAGACGAATGGAAATAATCTAAAGAACAAAGGGACAGAAAAACAGGAAGCAGAACGAGAACTGGGGAGGATTCTAGATTTCGGTATCTGTAAAATGTGACCCCAGTCATAACAATCATAACATTGCTTATCGGAAGTGGATACAGATCCTCTtttctaaatatcttttaaacaaaaacagaaaaaacggGAGCAGAGAGTAGACGGGAAACTCCAGATCTGGGTGTCAAAAACTCCAGGTCTAACATTGGTTCTCAGAAGTGAGTCacgtaaaagtttaaaaaaaataaaagaaaaaacaaaataaagtttaaaagaaatgatTCAGATCCTCTTCGCCAGATAATAACAAAATTAACACCATCCCTTCGTGTCTTAAGACTTGATTCTAAAGAAGGAAGTTGGTATTGCTACATCAGACTCAAATTCAACCAGAAAGAAAAGCACCTTACTAGCACAGCATCTCACCATTAACTCCGATCTGATACTAAAACGATCTGCCTAAACACTTCCCCCATCTTTCTTAGATATTCTCTGCTCCAGTAAACATGTTGTTAAGATCTAATAATATGTACATGGAAGACTTACTTGCTTCAGTGTTTCTTACTAacagtaaaaatatttcatttgatctcaaaatacaaagaaaacagtCACCTAAAATCACAAACTTCAACAACCTTAGAAATATGCTGATTGAAATAATCACTGAGGGCAATTAAGTAAACCTGAAACAAATGCCGATGCTAAAGTTAATTTCGACTTTAAGAGAACAATATAAACAGAAAGTCATAAGTTGATGAACAATTTCCATTCTCATATTAAGTATTTTAATTACATCTGTGAATCTGGGGATGTGCCCTGCAATTGGGAAATCACGAAGCAAATTTAATAGAATtactttcagaaaagaaagacCAGTCACCGAAACATCTGCAAGACTAAAACTgtaattttggaaaacaaaaaaatttttggctttcctccaccttattttttcccccttgatatAGTAAATGCCCCGAGGCTCTGACCCAACTTCAGAAAAAGAGCCGGTAGAGTGGGTTcgggaaaaaaaattacccagTTGCGGATTAGTAAAACTGTAACAGGGATTAAGAAGTGACACCGAAGAGGAACACCCTAAAAGTGTGTGTATAAGGGCCAAAAAGGCAGCCTGCTTTTCATGTCACCTCTCCTACTCACCTGGACAAGCCAGACCTCTGCAGGAACAGCATGTCTTGCTCATCCCGCGTGTCCTCCAGGACCCGAGGCAGCAGCTCGGTCAGGGTGTCCGTCGCCGGGGGCGGCAGCTTCAGCGGCGGAAGCAGTTGCAGGCTGCGGGGAGGCTCTGCCCGGGGCTTCCGAGGAGGGGCCGGCAGCTGTGGCCTGAGTAGGGGCACCAGCTGGGGCTATGGAGGcagctttgggggggggggggtgttggtaGCTGCTCAGTAGGGGGTGGCTTTGGAGGAGCTTCAGGCTCTGGGGCTGGCTTCGGCGGGGGTTCTCGCTTCGGCGGGGGTTCTGGACTCGGCGGGGGTTCTGGACTCGGCGGCGGTGCTAGCGGAGGCTTCTACAGCTACGGCGGTGGTTTGGGTGGTGGCATTGGCGATGGGGGCCTCTTCTCCGGAGGTGAAAAGCAAACCATGCAGAACCTCAATGACCGCCTGGCCAATTACCTAGGCAAGGTCAGAGCCCTGGAGGAGGCCAATGCTGATCTGGAGAACAAAATCAAGGAGTGGTATGACAAATTTGGGCCTGGGTCTAGAGATGGTGGATCCGGAAGGGATTATAGCAAATACTATCCAATCATCGAAGATCTCAGGAATCAGGTGAGACACTAGTCCTTGCCCAGTTTCTACAACTTCTGTGTCTTTCCCATTTATTCAGATCATGTATTGTAATGATGAATTTCAAGtcaaggaattattttttaatgtatttgtttgttgcatctgtcaaatgggatTTGGTGTGTTTTAACCATGATAGTACTGTATACATGACCCCCAACCCACATTGATTCTGTTTGCATCTCAAATTTGAGGATTTCTGCATACGAGTAAAATTTATACAGTGCCAGGCAGCTAGTTAACATATATGTAAGAGTGATGACAACGAGTGGACACTAGTTTAGTCTAATTATTTCATGATTAATTCTGGCAGATTGGCGTATTTTAGTGTCTTGCTAGATTTAAATAGTCTTTACGACTATTTTTCTTCCTAGAAAATCTGGTGCAAATATTATATGAGAATGTGATGGAATCTAAAATGTTTCACCATGGATgtatggaaaatatatttttaagacttttttggAAGTGAAATTCATGTTTCACACTATTTTCTGAAAGAGCTCATAGAATAACTGATCTTCCAAAGAAGCAAGACTATGCCGAGGGCTGTGTTCTGTGAAACAATGTTCTGTGCCTGTTCCAGTGCCTGTGCAAACTGTTAATTTTCACAGAAGGAGGTAGTCCAATACATCAGGATTATCAATGCAGGTGTCATTACTAAGCAAGTTTTCCAAGCAAATCACTTTTAAAAGCTAATTCAGGGGACGTCTACTCTCACAGGTGGGTGTCCAGACACAGGTAAAAAGCAATTGTGATTTATTCACTGTTATTGTCTTTTCTAGATCATTACTGCCATGACTGAAAATGCTGGGATTGTTCTGCAAATTGACAATGCCAGACTGGCTGCTGATGACTTCAGACTGAAGTAAGAAAAATGAAGGCTTGAAAACAaatgtaggaaaaataaaatgtaattcattTGCTTAGtttattctaaattaaaaaaaaaattttaggggaTCAAGACCTAAATTCACAAACATCCCAAGGGTAAATGTTAAAAACCATCATCCCACCAACAAGAAAATAGAGAGGCCATTTCAGGATTTTTTCGTTATAAAAAAGATTGGCCATCAATAGAATTAATATGAGGCTCAGATTTTGCTTTACAGGGAAAAGCTCCTAAGAGAAAATTTAGCCTTCATTTATCCAGTTGAtcaggggagaaaatattttcttgaatatgGAAGGACAGACTGGACTTTTCGAAATGTGCTGTACTGTACCCTCCCAGGTATGAGAACGAACTACATCTCCGGCAGACAGTGGAGGCGGACACCAACGGCCTGCGGAAAGTCCTGGATGACTTGACCACGACCCGTTCCGGCCTGGAGATGCAGATTGAGAGCCTCACCGAGGAGCTGGCCTACCTGAAGAAGAACCACGAGGAGGTAGGGACATGTTCCATGTGAATCAGCGACTCTGGTCTACAGAGTCTCCCCCACCCTCCgttctataataaaataaaataaaataaatcccgAGGAGGGTGgaggcataaattgggagttcagaatttgcagatactaactactatacataaaataaacaacaaggtcctactgaatagcacagggaactacgtctaaaaccttgtaatagcctataataaaaaagaatatgaaaaggaatatatatatatacatgatagACTCACTATGCTatccaccagaaattaacacaacattataaactgactatatttcaattgatGAATTAATTAAATTCCATCTGAATGGATTTCCAACTCCTatgcaggaggggaggaggggagagagagtaaTAATGAGCAAATTACATGTGAATTTTATGGGGTTCCCCTCCTTCAGTGTCCTAGTTTCAACTTCAACTTTTCAGCTCATGCACATTTTAGGGAGTCATTGCTTTTCGGTTTTCATTACTAtggtcttttttccctccttgctAGGAAATGAAGCGTGTGCAATGAGGCTCCGGAGGGGATGTGACGGTAGAAATGAATGCTGCCCCAGGAACAGACCTGACTAAGTTACTGAATGACATGAGGGCACAGTATGAGGAGCTGGCTGAGCAGAACCGCCGGGAGGCCGAGGAGCAGTTCAATAAGCAGGTAGATTGTCACCCTGAGCCTGCGGTCACACACAAGCTGCTTCCAACATCTCATCAGACCTGCAGTGATTGCATTTCGTTTGTGTTTAGAGTGCATCACTGCAAGCACAGATCTCTACTGATGCGGGGGCAGCCAGTTCCGCCAAGAATGAGATAACAGAACTGAAACGTACTCTGCAAGCCCTGGAAATCGAGCTGCAGTCCCAACTGGCCATGGTTTGTGCAAACACTTTTTTCCAAAATCTCCAACAGAGAGTTGAGTGATTCAGGTTTCTTTCATTGCCAAGATGTTCTAATTGGCACATAATCAAAGCAGGATTAAGGAGGAACTATATTGTGGTCATCCAAAGCATAAAATATCCCAGTTAAAGATAATATACTCTATTTCCATAAAAGATTTAGTTTTCAAAAAGTAACACCAACAAAAATTAAGGAAGTCGGGGGGAGGGtacgtagctcagtggtagagcacatgtctaccatgcatgaggccctgggttcaatccccagtacctccattaaaaaattaattcattaacaaacctaattacctccccctccaaaaaaacaaacaaacaaaattaaggaATGGATCTAGCAATAGGGGTTGTAATTCGGGGAGAAGGTACTTCTAGTACCTTATAAAgtgttgtaggttttttttttaatcatcccatgatttattttcatcatgaaatgtttatttgctttttctcttagAAAAGCTCTCTGGAAGGGACCTTGGCTGACACGGAGGCTGGCTACATGGCTCAGCTGTCACAAATTCAGATACAGATCAGCAGCCTGGAGGAGCAGATCTGCCAGATCTGGGGGGAGACTGAATGCCAGAACGCAGAATATGAGCAGCTGCTGGACATCAAGACCCGCCTAGAGATGGAGATTGAGACCTACCACCGCCTGCTTGATGGCGAAGGAGGGTAAGTGAAAGTCAGGAACAGGCTAAGTGGATACCTTGGTGTATTTACATTATGAAACCAAAAAGGGGCTTGGGGACCGGACTCGTATTTACAAGGTAACAGTCACACAGTCCGATCAAAAGACATCTGCCTTCATCAGAAAGAGCCCTCTGCGCAGAGGTTTTCTCCTGCCTTTGCAAACCACAAAGGAAACCAGTTCTTTTTCTCCAGCAGTTCTGGTTTTGGAGGATCTGATTTTAGAAGCTTAGGATCCAGAAACACAGGGTCCAGAAACATGGGATCCAGGGATTCATCCATGTCTGGCGACTCAAGATCCAGAAGCTGTTCTGTCCAAGGAAGAGGTAGACATTTTTGTTCATGTtcacaataattttaaaactgagaagTAAAGGCACGTTTTACTTGTCCTATAAAAAGTACGTGCTATTGTTCACATCATCTCGCCCAGGGAGAACGTACTCAGTGAATGCACCTGGGTTTCTCCTGATCTGTGTTTCTCCGACAGTGTCCAGGCTGACATTGTGATTCTATGATTTTCAGATCCAAGCAAGTCGAGAGTGACTAAGACCATCATAGAGGAGGTGGTGGACGGCAAAGTCGTCTCTTCCCAAGTCAACAATGTTTCTGAGGTGAAAATTAAGTAAGCAATTTCCAGGCCAACAAGTGTCTTTCAGAGAGAAATctaaaggacacaaatgaagaTATTGCATCAATCTAGCCATCTTTCTGGATGACTTCAGGGAAGAGTTTCCATCCAGAAATAGATGACTGACCAATTTTTCTGCATCCTCTTCTTTTCTTATTAGAATGCTCTTGAAAAAGTTGAAATGACGACTTTGCTCTAATTGTTTCTATGCTTCAGTAAACTTACTTTTGCAAGTTCACTAAATGattcctgaatttttttaaaaagaaactcaatATTTTTACCTAGAAATGATAGTATCTTTTTCAATAAGAATCAAgattatggggggagggtatagctcaagtggtagggcgcatgcttaacATATATGAGATCCTGGGTTATTCCCACTacttcctccaagaataaataaatattaaataaacctaattacttcccccccaccaaaaaataaataaataaaatacacttaataaaaaaaaagaagcaagattATAGCCATTTTGTATACGGGAAATTTGAACATAACGTTAGAACTCAGTTATAGCTGAAATTAGATCTCATCCTCCCTAAAACTAAAGCCAACACTTTAGCCCACAAAGAAGAATGCGATTATTTGAATAATCAACCTATTATTAATGTCTAGTTTCTTTATGTCCATCACCAAactgaatatttaataatataaaaagaagCATAAGATATGCCCCCTACTTCAAGAAACTTCCATTTAGATGGACAGGAAAGCTAAAAACACGAAGACAGCAGACAACACAGGGTGTTCATAGTGAAAGGCTTGATTCCACAACAGTCAAGAGAAATACTAGAGAAATCTGACAAGTCATGTTTGCAGAACGCTTAGGAGAATggtcaaaattaaaatcttggGAAAGAAGATAGGATATGTGATATGAGACCAGGTTTCTGAAAACTTTGAAAGCCCCAAAGAGAAATGATGCTCAGATACTGGTTCCCTTGTCAAATCGAGCCACCCCTTGAGCCAAAAATCATCACTTAGCCAAGCTGGTGTTTCCTCCCCCTGCTGAAGTCATTTACCCCATGGGTGGTCCACAGGGCTCTGTCTTGTCTCAACTGGGATATGAAGCGTGTCAAAGAAGGGTAGGAGGTCAGGTCAGTCCCAGGAAGACACAGGCGAAAGACAAAGCCAGCCTGGGTAAGGACTTTTCCACTCAAGGAATTTACAGTGACCAGATCACATGTTAGATCATCAATCCCACAAGCTGGTACTCAAGAAAAGAACATGGGACTTGGCCTAAAAACCCAAATTAGAAATCACAAAAGGATCAACCTGAATATAATTCGTGTAAATGTACCTGCAAATATAAAATCAGTAAGAGCAGTATTGAGGCGGGGCGGGGGTATAGCTTAGTGCAGAGCCATGCCTAGCATgaacgaggtcttgggttcaatccctagtacctccattaaaaaaatatataaaccgaGTTACTCCACCtacaaaaaaatttgaaaaaaaaataagagtggtATGAGAGTATCAAACCTTATTAATAAAAACAACCAAAtaaggtagtttttttttcttctaggcaCATTAACTAAAACATAAAAGTGAACCTGTAGGCACACTGTAACCACAGAACGAAGTTAATAGCTAAGCACAAACCACTATCCAAAGAAAAAAGAGCCTCACTGTCTTAAATCAAACATATGGTTCCCATCAAAGCATTAGAGCAAACTAAACTTTGGCTGTTTCTCCTCTACTGAAAAGTTAAGAAATATGAACTCACTGATTCAGCCTGGACTCAAGGCAGGACAGAAATGGAAACCAGCTGTATGGGCCTCCTGTCCCTTTGGCCACCACAGTCACACCAGGAAAGCCTCTCTCCATGGGTCCTCCCAGGTCCAGTCTTAGAAGATCCAGTCCTGTACCACCTGGGACCTATGTTTACGGCTAGTCTTACTTACCCTAAAATCAAGGCAAAAGTATGTGGTTACTCTGAAAATCATCTTGAGGTGAAATCCTCATTCTGGGTTTCCCTGGCATGGGTTGAGAGGTTCCATTTGTACCAAATGATTGTTTTTAGATACAGAAAAGACCAGATCCTAGATGCCAACACACTGAGATGCAGTAGAATGTGTTATGAGcacatacaattttaaaaactgaaattattaAACCCTTTTGGATCATGAAATTTATTCAGAATGCCAGATGAAATACTAAGGCCAGGGTGTTCGCATGTTATTATTGGccctcaaattattttaaaaccacacaacaggcatatgcttttattttgaaactcTCAAGTTCAGCTCTGCAGTCAACCTTTAAATAAGAGGAGTGTGTTTCTTTCTTCTGAGAGTTGGGCTTATGGAAGGAAGAGCCAACTTGCATATGAATTTTCATTGTTGACTTTTGATCCAGAGATTCATAAAGTTGTTCCTGTCTTTCTGACCTCAAAGGACACGGAACAAGAATGGTGAGGATGCTGGAAGTGGCAGCCGTCCTTACCAAGATTAGAAACAAGAAACAAGGTTTAcagcaggcagaggagaggaaacaGGCAAAGGATTTGAGACTCCATAGTAAGCAGCTTAAACCCGCTTAAAGACTTCACAGAATTAGACAGTGTTCAAAAGACCTACCAAAGGACACAAAGTGATGAATGTAAATCACCCAGAACGTAGCTCAAGTAATAGCTTCCGAACAATCTTCTCAAGTAACAAAATACTGCAAGTTaataaatcacttttaaaaagtatcagtAGCTCAAACAGGACACTTGAAGAACAGGAAACACCAGTaaagc
This is a stretch of genomic DNA from Camelus bactrianus isolate YW-2024 breed Bactrian camel chromosome 16, ASM4877302v1, whole genome shotgun sequence. It encodes these proteins:
- the KRT24 gene encoding LOW QUALITY PROTEIN: keratin, type I cytoskeletal 24 (The sequence of the model RefSeq protein was modified relative to this genomic sequence to represent the inferred CDS: deleted 2 bases in 1 codon; substituted 1 base at 1 genomic stop codon); protein product: MSCSSRVSSRTRGSSSVRVSVAGGGSFSGGSSCRLRGGSARGFRGGAGSCGLSRGTSWGYGGSFGGGGVGSCSVGGGFGGASGSGAGFGGGSRFGGGSGLGGGSGLGGGASGGFYSYGGGLGGGIGDGGLFSGGEKQTMQNLNDRLANYLGKVRALEEANADLENKIKEWYDKFGPGSRDGGSGRDYSKYYPIIEDLRNQIITAMTENAGIVLQIDNARLAADDFRLKYENELHLRQTVEADTNGLRKVLDDLTTTRSGLEMQIESLTEELAYLKKNHEEEMKRVQXGSGGDVTVEMNAAPGTDLTKLLNDMRAQYEELAEQNRREAEEQFNKQSASLQAQISTDAGAASSAKNEITELKRTLQALEIELQSQLAMKSSLEGTLADTEAGYMAQLSQIQIQISSLEEQICQIWGETECQNAEYEQLLDIKTRLEMEIETYHRLLDGEGGSGFGGSDFRSLGSRNTGSRNMGSRDSSMSGDSRSRSCSVQGRDPSKSRVTKTIIEEVVDGKVVSSQVNNVSEVKIK